CCGCAATCACCCTTACATCTGTCTTTAAGGTTTTATTACCACCAACACGTTCGAAGGTTCGCTCCTGCAGCACACGTAAAATCTTAACCTGCATATTGAGCGGCATATCGCCAATCTCATCTAAAAATAGAGTGCCGCCTTCCGCCAACTCAAACCGCCCCGCTCTGGCGGTAATCGCACCTGTAAACGCTCCTTTTTCATGCCCAAACAGTTCACTCTCTAGTAGTTCCGCAGGTATAGCCCCGCAATTTACTGGCACAAAAGGCTTATTTCTTCTATGAGAATTATAGTGAAGGTTTCGGGCAACCACCTCTTTACCTGTACCTGACTCACCAGTAATTAATACGCTTACATCTTTATCTGCCACCTGAGACATCAGCTCACGGACATTGTGGGTTCCCCTACTCGTCCCCACTAGACTTCTAAATAACTCAACCTGTCGCTGCTGACCTCTGACTCGACTACTGGAAAACTGTTCACGATACACCTGCCCCCGATACAGACTATCAATGGTTTTATTGTAGTTAAGCGGGAAGTCCAGCTTGGCAATGACTTTTTTTCGAAGCGTCTCATCAACCCCGTCTAATGATCTGTCTCCAGAAATAATCACCGGTATACCGGAGTCGATACTGTCAAGACGTTCAAGGATGACAGGCATCTTATCGGACTCACCACCTATAAATACTAAAGAGAGCTCTTCGGCAGATTCAAACTGCTGATCAAAAGTTGCTTCCCACTCATTAGTGCCGCACTCTATTAGCTCTTCCCCTAAAAACTCAAGAATGACCCTTAACTCACGTCGCAATTGTTGATCGTCGTGAATTAATAAAATCTTCATTTCCTTACGCATGGGACAGCAAACCCTTTTCGTAGTGTTAATATACGTCTGTTAATAGCTCAA
This genomic window from Alkalimarinus sediminis contains:
- a CDS encoding sigma-54-dependent transcriptional regulator, which produces MRKEMKILLIHDDQQLRRELRVILEFLGEELIECGTNEWEATFDQQFESAEELSLVFIGGESDKMPVILERLDSIDSGIPVIISGDRSLDGVDETLRKKVIAKLDFPLNYNKTIDSLYRGQVYREQFSSSRVRGQQRQVELFRSLVGTSRGTHNVRELMSQVADKDVSVLITGESGTGKEVVARNLHYNSHRRNKPFVPVNCGAIPAELLESELFGHEKGAFTGAITARAGRFELAEGGTLFLDEIGDMPLNMQVKILRVLQERTFERVGGNKTLKTDVRVIAATHKNLEDMIGEGSFREDLYYRLNVFPIEMPSLKERVEDIPLLLNELISRMEKEKRGSIRFNSAAIMSLCRHDWPGNVRELANLVERLSITHPYDVIGVQELPSKYRHIDDDDENLAAFEGTMPVAPPPVLGVDAPALLPVNGVDLKEYLANLEKTLIQQALDEASGVVARAAEKLRIRRTTLVEKVRKYGLNNKEGDQE